From the Caldisalinibacter kiritimatiensis genome, one window contains:
- a CDS encoding FeoA family protein, whose product MEFVNELTTYKEKKYGLISLHKLPVGKTARVKNLTNKGLSRRRLLDLGLIPDSIVKTERLSPSGNPIAYNIKGSVMALRKEETKYVTVEILD is encoded by the coding sequence ATGGAATTTGTAAATGAATTGACAACTTATAAAGAGAAGAAATATGGTTTAATTTCTCTTCATAAACTACCTGTAGGTAAAACTGCTAGAGTTAAAAACTTAACTAATAAAGGATTATCTAGAAGAAGACTGTTAGATTTAGGTCTTATACCAGATTCAATAGTTAAAACTGAAAGGTTAAGTCCTAGTGGCAATCCAATTGCTTATAATATCAAAGGCTCTGTGATGGCGTTAAGAAAAGAAGAAACTAAATATGTAACAGTAGAAATATTAGATTAA